Sequence from the Phragmites australis chromosome 6, lpPhrAust1.1, whole genome shotgun sequence genome:
ccgaccgctacctggacgccttcaatggcggccaggaaggggtcggcgggctggccgggagccggtggggcccaggcctctccgcagagtgcctctaGGGGGTCCGAGCTCTTTGCAGGGccctgcaccgccatccgccccgggctctgcctgcccggggtaggcttcGCCGGCGCTgaagactcgggcggcggccgcattcccgcatgggccgccctgtccgccggccccggcaaagcatccacctccaccgtcatccgccacgggctctccgcgcccggggtaggttccgccggtgccaaggatccggacggttgctccgtcctcctctcggccgccgcctccgcctctctcccagtggccgccacgacaattggcgcctccgccgttcctgtgcccgcctccgtcggcgcagccggcgggctcggctctggccgcgacgcccgcgccttctccgtcgcagtggcgcctgcggccggcctacgggagatagatgaaaaatatcaaagcttagttcgggccagaaatgcccaggaaaaagcaagagaggagactcaccgatactgccatttggccgctgggagcctgatgtccgggtccggcgccgtcggtccggactcctcccgccgcctcttccgctgggggctcggcagAACtactgcgcgggcctcgggtgccgctgcACGGGTCTCGGGTTCCGCCGCgcaggtcgcgggcgccggcgcaggccccatccgcaccagccgcggctccagcaccgggaatacCGTCGttgccgttggcgacggcggagagtccggcactagaatcagggcccgaggacgctttccccggtctcccaacgccacctcctcgacgattTCAGcggcgccctcctccctggctcTGCGGTtgctgcctgcggcgaccccttcgccagcccgcgccgagctgccagcgacctcctcgccaagtagctcctccagcccggggagttcggaggcctcgggactccggcctCTTGgctggtccacgggcccctgggcatcaaactccggcagccccgccataatggccacccggttggggttggcgcagagcgccatctccggccacgggagcttcggacctgtctaaaccccggtgcacccatctttcttgcactaggacgatcatctcccaccaccagctcctgcatttatttccgctcccatctatttcccagacaagctcgttcaggatcatccccggccgaatctttaaaaaggggtctcttgggatccctgcgacaggagttcatcctccgacagatgtAGTATTCTCTTCTGGAACTAATGTGTCGGGTAtggaaatttatttattttggcgCAGTGCCTATTATCTGTAACATATACCGTCGTCACATGGAAGATGCGATTGTATTTTCAACAGTCATCCAATCTGTACTCTCAGATGGAACAGGGCCAATAAGAAATttcaaaaacaataaaaatatctagCCAAGCTGTAGGCCAAAGAGACAAAGTAgcaggggagggagaggagagaaccGTAACGAACAAGCGCAACAAGAGAGCAAGGCAGCCAGCAAGGAAGGAAATTTTTTAAGGACTATGCACGAAAGATTCTCACGAGATTTGATCTACGTCGGCTAACGCGTAGGTAAAAGAGAGAGCAGGAGACATATATCATACGACAAGCAACAAGCAAACGCAACACCCCGTTGCCTAGCCGCAGCCGCACAAACCGACCGCCCCTCACCTCACCTCAGAAAGGAGGAAAAGAATTGCTTGTTGCTGTAAGTTTTAGCCTTGAAGCTTCTGAAGCTGTAGCTGAGCGAAGGTCATCATTTCAGCTGAAGCGTTGGGAAGCTTATGCTCAGCTTCATAAGAAGGTCACATAATAGAAATTGCCTTATCGTGACAAGTTACATATTTTCTGTCTAATACTCCATTTTCTGTCTAACACTCAAAACTCATTCCAGGTTTCTGAAAAGTGGTGGTGTGCACCAGGACATGGTGACTGGTCAACAAATCTGGCGAGGTACACACTATGCCAGGATGGGATATTTCATAAGGTTTGTCGAGCTGCAACATCACTAGCTCTTTATCACTTTGTTTCTCTGCTTGTCAGTCTTTTGTTTTagattatctgaaatgaataTGTGACTGGTTGCGCATGATGTTTGTAATAATTGCATTAATTGAAACTTGTAGCGGTGATGACAACCGTTTATGTACTGTAGTCCATCTTAAGTTAGGGATTTGATTATATCCTGTAGATATATAATGTCTTTTTTTTGCAGCAAGACCAATTTGGGCGACTTTTGCCCACGTTTATTCAAATAATCAATTTGACGGAAGAGGAAGAGTACTGGATGGTTGCATCTGCTGTATTCGAGGGCAAAGAGGCTTCCAGTCTACCTTCTGAATAAGGTTAAAGCTTCTGTAAAAAATGTTGTGCAACCAGTGTTCTCAGAGCATTCAGTGCCCACATGCACTTCGTTCTCTACTTCCTTCTCTTCCTTGTGGATTTGCTTTCCGAATCAAGGGGACAACATGAATCCTTATTGTTTCCTCAATGTGCTCCCATCCCATAGGTGCATTTGTTCAGGACAATGCTTCAGTGGGAGGAGCAAGTTCGCCGTGGTGCATCTATGGCAGAGAAAAGTCTCGGTATAAGCACATGCACGAAACCAATCCTTCGTGAGGTGGCCATAATCTTCTGGCCCAACGGgaagatgacgaggatgagCACTGGTAGCACAGCGGATGACGCTGCTAGAAGAATGAGCGTTGAAGGGAAGCTGCTTTGGGTCGATGGACAACTAGTGCTGCCTCAAACAGAGCTCAAGGATGGAGATATAGTTGAAGTGAGGGTGTAGATGCAATTACCAATTCCCAGTACACCTTTCAGGGTTATTAATCAGATTGATTCCTCTGTTCTTGCCAACTGCCTAGGCATGCAGCAGATTGGAGAATGGTAGACATAGAAAGCCAAACCCCAACTGTACAGTCCATTTGTCGAAATGAATCGAAGGAAGCAGGAATTAGGCACATCAAGTGCTGTATTGTACTGTTGTGTACATAAGCAACTGCAAGTATAAGATGTCTGTCCAACTGTGATTATCCTTGTCCACAGTTACAGTGGCAGTGTAAATTTCTGTAAGTAGAGCTGTAGTATTATGTAGTTCAGTAGGACTCTTGGCCTGCAATGTGTTTGTACATAATGGCGTGAAGATACGAGTACTACCAagcttgtttggtttgtgtcCAAAGTAGATTTCCATAATTTGGCTAGCCAAATCTTGTAGAGGTATTGACAAGAATTTGTAACCAGTGCTAAGTTCTTGGGAGAGGTTTGGGAACAAATCAAACGAACCCTACGATCTTGGTGGATTGCTTGGGCAAGCTGATTTTATAATCTAAGAACTGTGGTACTTATCTAAATAAGATTGGAGACATAATCTTTATAAGAACTGTTTTTCTCAtaatttagtttaaaaaaataCGAGCACTGGTACCAAGTCTCTAGGACTTAATCTGAGCCCAGCGTGTAAGTTTCACCACAGGGACCATAACCGAGTTTCGCGCAACGAGTTTAGAAGTTGATTACGTGTTCACATCGATACATGGTAATCGTTTTCCAGATCCTCTGTTAAGGTCGGTGTCGATCTTAAGCCGTGTTTACATGTCAATTTTCGCCTCTCATCAATTAACGCCTTCCAAATCCCAACGAGAGCCGTGTTTACTTGTTATTAGTAAGCATCCCCGGTCCCACACGCAGTGACGCTCCCACACGGAAGGTAATCAACGGGAGATGAGCTGACAGCGTGCTTTACCCATTTAATCACCCGGGCCCACTTGCAGCGACATCGCGCGTTCCCACTAAAACGCCATCGCGACCTTGGCCGGGTGAATAGAACGGCTTGCAGGACACGCCGCGCTCAGCGAAGCCGCCACTCCACGAGGCCCCTCCTGACTCGAGCAGCGTTCAAACATTCAAACGAGAGGGAAAACCCTAGGCGAGCCTCTCCCAACGGTCGGATCCGCTCCTATATAAGCCACTCGCCGCCATCCCCCCTCCGCATCACAGCGCTCGATTCGCCCACAAATCCATGCACTGTATCTGCATCAGGAGAAGAAGATAAGAGAAGGtaggagaaaagagagagatggagatggaggcggcggccatggaCTTCAACGCGCTCTCGCGCCGCGAGCTCCAGGCGCTGTGCAAGCGCAATGGCGTCCGCGCCAACATGACCAACGCCGCCATGGCCGAGGCGCTCCAGGCCCTTACCACGGTAAGCTTCctccgtcccccccccccccccccatccgtTTCGATGAAATTGGTGCGGGATTCTCGTGTGCGTTCGTGGGATCCTGAAACTCCCATACGTTTCGATGAATTTGTGCGGGGTACTCGTGTGCGTTGGTGAGAGGTTTGAAAGCGGGATGGTTGTTGATGCGGGTTTTGGTTTGTGGATTAGGTCGATGGGATCGACGAGATCGGCACGACGCTCTGCCTCCAGACGCCGGGGAAGTCGGCGATGAAGTCGGCAGCGAAGGTGCCCGGGGTGGAGCAGCAGCACGGGAGCCCGCTCCCCCGCGGCCGCCGCGTGTCCGTGAAGTCGCCCGAGGCCATCCGGATGGAGGTCGAGGAGGGCGACGACGAGGTGAAGCGGGATCTGGTGAAGGAGATCGTGAGGACCCCCGGCGTGGCGTTGCGCAGCACCAGCCGCCGCGCGCGGGCCATGCCCGAGCTGATCCCGACCCCGGCGCCGGCGTCCAGCGTGCgcgcgacgacgaggaggactGCGGCGCGTAAGACGGAGGAGGTGGTGCCGACCCCCGCCACCCtgaggaggagccagaggacGGCGACTCGGAAGGCTGCGGAGCCGGTGGGGGCAGATCAGCGCGCCGAAGATATGTCCGCAGCAAAGAGAACGACGAGGAGGTCCGCGACATCGAAAGTAATGATGGCTTTGGACCAGGAGGtagaggtggcggcggccgcaCCAAAGGAGGAAAAGGCGCAGCAAGAGGAACCAAAAGGTGAGAGGCTTTGGCGTTCCCTGATGGACTTGTTTGTACTGTTTGATTGCTTAGGTGCAGCTTTTGATGCCGATTTCATGCTCATGTAGATGTTGCCTCTGACGTGAAATGTGATGACCCTGAGGAGGAGGTTACTAAGCTTCTAGACGGAGACAACAAAGAGGAGGAATTAGAGGAGGGTGAGGAAGGTGAGAATTATCTTTGCACTCGCCCTGTTATTACCATATTTTGTTTCGAACTCTCCATTTGTTCTGTAATTCGAAATTGCATTGTTTGGTATTGTTTAGGGGCAGTCATTGATGCTATTTTGTTAATGGGTGCAGCTGATTCTTCTGATGCGGCCATTGGATCTGCAGTGGTTTCTGATAAaatatgtgatgatcataaggTGGAGGAAGTGACGGTTGTGGTGgaggaagaggctgcaatgCCCCAGGAAGGTGAGATGCATTCCCAAATCCTACCATTTGTTCGTTGATTTATATCTGTGCATGTTGAGATTCTGAATTGTGGCATTCCCATATCCTACCATTTGTTCATTGTTTGCATTCCCGAATCCGACCGTCTATTACTGGATTCATCTGCAGTTGTTCTGAATTGTGGCTCCTAAATCCATCCAGTTgtgtgcagttttttttttatcaaacctgCTAAATTGTCTATTCTGATGCATCATTGTTAGGAATTGTGGAAGTACATGAACCAATCAGTGTTGAGGAGGCTAGTCCCTTGACAGCCATGGAAGATTCACCAATCCTGGGCACCCTGTCCAAGGCGGAAGCCGCAAAACCAGTCATTGAGAAGGCACAAGAGGCCTCAGTTGAGGATGAGAGCTCTGCCGAATGGTCACCTGCGAGAGAGATGACTGAGGAAGTTGCTGTCAATGAGGAGTCCGTCAAGGATGATGGTTTCACTGTCACTTGTGAGACTGATCATTCTCCCAAGGAGATTCTTCTGGCTACTGATGACctcagtgaagaacaagaagggGCTGCTGATGAGATGCTGCGTGCTGAACTGACAGACGATGATACCAGTGAAGAAGATGACCTCAATGAAGATGAGGATTGCACTTCGAATGATGATGAGACCGCTGAGGAAATCGACTTCACTGACGAGAGTGATGAAGATAATGATGAGACCAACGAGGAGAGTGACTGCACTGAAGTGAGCTGTGATTTCGATGGAGAGAAGGAGGAGTTGGTCCAAATGCTTCAGGAAACAGCGATAGCTGAAGAGGCCAATGGAGATGGTTCGGCTGAAGAAGATGATTTCACCAGTGATCTACCACCAGAGTTCAACAATGTCGCGGTATTCAGTGATGCTGAAACCGAGAGTGACATCACTCTTCAAGTGCTGGAGGAAAACcaggctgctgctgcatctTCAACCAAGACCGCAGTGAAGACCCTGGATGAGTTCACCATCAAGAAGCTGAACATCGAGTCCGAGGCAGTAGCACAGAAGCAGCTGCAAGTTGAGAATCTTAACGCCATGAGCCTAAGGAAGCTTAGAGTCACTTTAAAGGAGTGTCTTGCTGCAAAGGTATAAACTAACCAATCTCCCATGACAGTAATGTTTGATTAGTTCATCTCGCTTCTGTTACTGAGcctttattcttttttatctaaAGCAGGAAGGGAAGAAGAAGCAGGTCGCTGAGGGGAAGAGGCTGGCGCTTGTGGAGCTGGATGTCAACGCCTGCGTTGATGACTGTTGAACGTCTTCTGCTGCGACGGGATTGAATAAAGGAATGCTCTGGTTGTGAAGTGATAACTAGGCTACTACTATTCATCTCCGAACGTTTTCGTGTATGTCTGGGGAGGTCGTGATCAGGTTGTGAAACCGTGGTTTCAGCCAACCAACTTGCAATTCGTTTtggttctctctttttttctctttgttcttGTGGCTGTTCTGTGTCTGTTACCTGGTTTATCCAGTGGCCATGGGTGATGAGTCATGAGATGATGAGACTATATGTTTTTTGGGTTATCGTAAATTATCCTCTTCGGTATTGAAATTCTTGTGTCGGTATTGCTTCCTCCGCATATTCGTTACATGATCTTTATCGTTACGTCTTTACACACGGATGCACTGCAAAGAATGGTCCTGAATATGTTTGAATAGACTATGGCTCGTGAAGTGACTCGTGGTGTTGGAGATGGCATTTTTGCCATATCCCTGTTGGGCCGTACGTTTGCCGATCACATGCGCCTGCAAACAACTCCAACGGAATCGACATTTTTTGCTTTTCCCTGTGCTACAGGGAAGCGGGAGGAGGCATTGGTCGGCAAATTTGCCGATGGATACGGGAGCCGTATCACTGTTCACTGAGTATGTCTACAGGTCGTTTGAAGAAGGAGAGTAATGAAAGGTAAAAAATATGatagctgttagagataaaaaaataaaagatattgtaataatattagagaatgctataataatattatagaggatatattttttaatatctatTCGAGATGACTAAAATGACCTGTATGAAGTAGCCATAGTCTATTCAAAACTACTTGTCTGCAACCCACCACACTTCACTTAATTTCAAAATACTAGTATATAACCCACAGCACTATTGACTTTACTATTCAAACTTTGACCATAGATTTTAATCAAATACATATGCAAATAGCCCTAAGCACGTAATATTTATAAAGTTCATTGGATGGTGAATCTAACAATGTTTTCATTCTACTTGAAAAAgtatattaaaatttattaCCAATTAAAATTTAAACAGTAAAATCAACCGTGCCAAATATTCTGAAACGGAGTAAGTACTATGAGTAGCCATAGTATTCCTGATTCCTGATGTTCACATAATATTTTAGGGGATGTTCACATCGAAAAACTGATTCAGTGTCCACATGCAGCTCGGTCCAATTCTCTACGGCCCAATTGCATCTGGACGGCCGTGATGTGCCCACGCCGCTGAATCAATCGCCCCCAAACCCTAACCTACAGCTCGGCTAGTATATAATCCCATCGCAAGCCAGCTCCCAAACCCTAGCGCCTCCAAACCCCACTCCCGCAGCCATGCCGCCCAAGTTAGACCCGTCCCAGGTGGTGGAGGTGTTCGTCCGCGTGACCGGCGGTGAGGTCGGCGCGGCGTCGTCTCTGGCCCCCAAGATTGGCCCGCTCGGTCTCTCCCCCAAGAAGATCGGAGAGGACATCGCCAAGGAGACGGCCAAGGACTGGAAGGGCCTCCGCGTCACCGTTAAGCTCACCGTCCAGAACCGCCAGGCCAAGGTCTCCGTTGTGCCCTCCGCCGCGGCGCTCGTCATCAAGGCGCTCAAGGAGCCGGAGAGGGACCGCAAGAAGGTCAAGAACATCAAGCACAGCGGCAACATCAGTCTGGACGACGTCATCGAGATCGCCAAGACCATGAAGCCGAGGTCCATGGCCAAGGACATGTCCGGCACCGTCAAGGAGATCCTCGGCACCTGCGTCAGCGTCGGGTGCACCGTCGACGGCAAAGACCCCAAGGACCTGCAGCAGGAGATCGACGACGGCGAGGTCGAGATCCCGTCCGCTTAAGAAGGTATAATGAACAATTTTTTGTTCTTGTTTGATAACTTTATGTTACTGCGCGCATTTAGAATTAGCGATAGCTAATGCTGTTAATGTCGTTTTGTGTTCATGTGAACTGTGAATGTGTCTGAGCAGTGTATTTTGTGGATTGGGATTGTTGTTTGACATCATTAATGTGGTAGTGCAAAGTTATTTAGATCAATGTCCAGAATGTTTTTTATGGCACCGGAAAGCTACTTGCTTCTTAATCTCGTTTATAATAGAAAAACAGTGTACTCCTTTAGTTAATTTTGCTGTCATATGATCTGAATCAATTATGTAGTCTTATTTACCTTTATGTATCTCCTTTCATGTTTGACATACACTCATGATCATCCATGCAGGTTTTGGCATCTATCTAGACACTTCCGGATTCAGTCGAGGGAATGGATGTGATCTGTTGTTCACTTCGAGTTCTACTCTTGATGAACAAACTTTTGTCATGCTTTAGCGGTTCCCTTGTGAGACTATTTTTGTCATGCTTTAATGAATATTCACTTGCAAAACCGATGTTAACGCAGTTAGAATTATTCCAGATCCTCTTGAGTTTTGTTGGTAATTTTGGTATATCGCATGGATTGGGATTGTAATTGCTTGATTGGTTTTAGCGCAGTTGTTAGCTGTTTGATGATCTCAGTCTGAAACTGGAATGCAATTCTGTTGAGCCTCGGGGGTTGTGACAGATTTCTGCTTCCGATGATATGCAATGTTGTTTAATTCTCCCTGATAAACCAGGATAGATCCTGCAAATAGCTGAATTGAGAATTCTCGCTACATTTGAATCATCGCCATCTGCATGAAGAGGCTGAAAGACTCAAACGTAGTAGCAGGACCCGTCATGTCAGATCCCTCCTTTGGGGTCATGAGGATCTTGTGTAGCTCATATCAGTCTTTGAATCAGTAGCTGGTATGTACGAACTCTAGAAGTAGACATCACAGTCATACATTAAATAAAGACGATAATAGAGTACAACACACAGTTCATTACAATAGAAGCCCGTAGACATAAATTAATCAAACCCTCGAAGCATCGCGAAAACACATAAAAGCGACCCAAGCTCTAtaggcagcttgagtgcagacgaaaccggtttctctaatattcatcttctctttcgacgaagtcagtctttggatcatctggatccacaattagcaagtgtgagtgcgtaaggtactcagcaagtcctacctcaagggggaAAATTAGATGCTTAAAGGTAGATCAAGGGTAAGGCTGTAGAGTTTTTTAGGTTTTAcggaaagctagttttattGATGCAGGGTTCATTTTGCAAGGACTAACTTTAATAAAAACACTTCCAAAGAGAAtacataagttgagcttatggggaTTGACGGCTTAGAGCACACTTCCAAAGGACCATTCTTTTGCCAGaggacacacagtccaggaggcttagagcacaaagccaaaatccttcttttcgaaaacacgggcacacagcccacccacacaccaaggagatactcacgccgaaaagctaatcattgtgaccaaaccatagcatgtccttgaccgaggacacagctatccggataggtttaacactctgcagaggttgtacattttacccacaagatatgcacaggctcccaccttagcaactggtgaagctGTCATAATGAGAtgcaacgacctcacaacgaagccacaatatccactcatggggcactaagataccaggggctttAGAAGATTCACGGGAAGGACCActagcaatcccaaggctttgacatggcctcaacaatatcaccagccggaccttgggctacacactacccaagtcttctcctggtccccattgccactaccgacctccgggtgggtaccgcactaagtcagaggggttaggtcaagtcctgcccatacaggctatgtggttgtatgagtggatactaggtgagatgtcacagcgaatcggtccttatatgaccgaggcaagagtctcccagcaagaataccacaaa
This genomic interval carries:
- the LOC133921462 gene encoding large ribosomal subunit protein uL11z; this encodes MPPKLDPSQVVEVFVRVTGGEVGAASSLAPKIGPLGLSPKKIGEDIAKETAKDWKGLRVTVKLTVQNRQAKVSVVPSAAALVIKALKEPERDRKKVKNIKHSGNISLDDVIEIAKTMKPRSMAKDMSGTVKEILGTCVSVGCTVDGKDPKDLQQEIDDGEVEIPSA
- the LOC133921461 gene encoding uncharacterized protein LOC133921461 isoform X1 yields the protein MEMEAAAMDFNALSRRELQALCKRNGVRANMTNAAMAEALQALTTVDGIDEIGTTLCLQTPGKSAMKSAAKVPGVEQQHGSPLPRGRRVSVKSPEAIRMEVEEGDDEVKRDLVKEIVRTPGVALRSTSRRARAMPELIPTPAPASSVRATTRRTAARKTEEVVPTPATLRRSQRTATRKAAEPVGADQRAEDMSAAKRTTRRSATSKVMMALDQEVEVAAAAPKEEKAQQEEPKDVASDVKCDDPEEEVTKLLDGDNKEEELEEGEEADSSDAAIGSAVVSDKICDDHKVEEVTVVVEEEAAMPQEGIVEVHEPISVEEASPLTAMEDSPILGTLSKAEAAKPVIEKAQEASVEDESSAEWSPAREMTEEVAVNEESVKDDGFTVTCETDHSPKEILLATDDLSEEQEGAADEMLRAELTDDDTSEEDDLNEDEDCTSNDDETAEEIDFTDESDEDNDETNEESDCTEVSCDFDGEKEELVQMLQETAIAEEANGDGSAEEDDFTSDLPPEFNNVAVFSDAETESDITLQVLEENQAAAASSTKTAVKTLDEFTIKKLNIESEAVAQKQLQVENLNAMSLRKLRVTLKECLAAKQEGKKKQVAEGKRLALVELDVNACVDDC
- the LOC133921461 gene encoding uncharacterized protein LOC133921461 isoform X2 gives rise to the protein MEMEAAAMDFNALSRRELQALCKRNGVRANMTNAAMAEALQALTTVDGIDEIGTTLCLQTPGKSAMKSAAKVPGVEQQHGSPLPRGRRVSVKSPEAIRMEVEEGDDEVKRDLVKEIVRTPGVALRSTSRRARAMPELIPTPAPASSVRATTRRTAARKTEEVVPTPATLRRSQRTATRKAAEPVGADQRAEDMSAAKRTTRRSATSKVMMALDQEVEVAAAAPKEEKAQQEEPKDVASDVKCDDPEEEVTKLLDGDNKEEELEEGEEADSSDAAIGSAVVSDKICDDHKVEEVTVVVEEEAAMPQEGIVEVHEPISVEEASPLTAMEDSPILGTLSKAEAAKPVIEKAQEASVEDESSAEWSPAREMTEEVAVNEESVKDDGFTVTCETDHSPKEILLATDDLSEEQEGAADEMLRAELTDDDTSEEDDLNEDEDCTSNDDETAEEIDFTDESDEDNDETNEESDCTEVSCDFDGEKEELVQMLQETAIAEEANGDGSAEEDDFTSDLPPEFNNVAVFSDAETESDITLQVLEENQAAAASSTKTAVKTLDEFTIKKLNIESEAVAQKQLQVENLNAMSLRKLRVTLKECLAAKEGKKKQVAEGKRLALVELDVNACVDDC